Sequence from the Bremerella volcania genome:
CACCAGCCATCTCGCTGGGCTCGTTTCCACTAAGCTTAATCGCCAGTACGATCAGCATGTTTGGTGTCAGCTTTGCCATGCATAAGGCGGTAGCCAATGTGCGTCGCGAACGACAGATCCCTTTCCGACGATGGTTGATTACAGCCGCAGTGATCGCGATCGTCTTCTTGGTTTTTCAGTCACTAGGCCTGCACGCACTTTTGGACATGCATCGCCTGGCTCTAGAAGATGGGGTGACCAAACAGTTCGGATTGATGTTCTTTCTCGTGCTGGTTCACGCCTTGCACGTTGTCGGAGGCATTTCCTTCTTGAGCGGGGTTCTGGTTCGGGCTCGCCACGATGCCTACGATCATGAGAAACACTGGACCGTTGACATCTGTGCGTTGTATTGGCACTTCTTAGATGTCGTCTGGATCGTGATGCTCGGCACCTTCTTGCTGGGCCGTTAGCTTGCCTCTTGAATCGTGGCGAGTTCCTCCCACCGCTCCAGGCAAGCCAGCAATTCTGCCCCGACCGATTCCAGGCGCTGCGAAACTTGTTTGATCTCGTCTTGCGACTTCTGATAGAAGCTCGGATCGGCCATCTTGGCCTGAAGCTCTTCCTGCTCCGCTTCCAGACTCTCGATCTTCTCTGGCAGGCCGTCCAGTTCTCGCTGCTCTTTGTAGCTCAACTTTCGCCCTCGGGGCTTACCAGCGTCCTTCTTTTCAGCAGCAGGCTTAGACGCCTCGGGCGGCTTGGCTTCCGGTTTGGCAGCTTCAAATGGGGGCGTTGTGTCCTTGTTGTGTTGAATGAGGTAGTCGTCGTAGCCGCCTGCGTATTCCAGCACGACGCCGTCTCCTTCAAATGAGATGGTGCTGGTCACGACGTTGTTGAGGAACTCTCGGTCGTGGCTAACCACCAAAACGGTACCGGGATAGTTCACGACAAGGTCTTCCAGCAGTTCCATCGTGTCGGAATCGAGGTCATTGGTTGGTTCGTCGAGTACCAACACATTCGAAGGCTTGGCAAACAACTGGGCCAGCAGCAAGCGATTGCGTTCGCCGCCACTTAAATATTTGATGGCGCGATTGGCTTGTTCCGGCGTGAAGAGGAACTCTTGCAAATATCCCACCACGTGTTTCGACTTGCCGTTGATTTTGACGAACTCGTTTCCTT
This genomic interval carries:
- a CDS encoding cytochrome c oxidase subunit 3 → MRRDEYQAKFGFALFIASLTMFFLASLAAYAIIRSSSGAPAISLGSFPLSLIASTISMFGVSFAMHKAVANVRRERQIPFRRWLITAAVIAIVFLVFQSLGLHALLDMHRLALEDGVTKQFGLMFFLVLVHALHVVGGISFLSGVLVRARHDAYDHEKHWTVDICALYWHFLDVVWIVMLGTFLLGR